A DNA window from Malus domestica chromosome 12, GDT2T_hap1 contains the following coding sequences:
- the LOC103449658 gene encoding F-box protein At3g58530-like: MEEKQVEEAGGEEVAWSRETLPKVLKIVSTRLPQRDLISLLLVSPWLNATLISYPSLWLLLELREMNNAGNRLVDALSLARYQHVKQINLEFSQDIEDKYLELVKSKCHDSLQNLEVLNLNGCQKISDKGIEAITSSCPNMKEFSIYWNVRATDIGIMHLVKNCKHVVDLNLSGCKNLSDKSLQLVAENYPELQLLNLTRCVKLTDSGLQQILHSCPCLHSLNLYALSSFTDEAYKKISLLSHLQFLDLCGAQNLSDEGVSCIARCKSLLSLNLTWCVRVTDLGVIAVAQGCTSLEFLSLFGIVGVTDKCLEPLSLTCSNTLTTLDVNGCIGIKKRSRDELLQMFPKLRCFKVHS, encoded by the exons ATGGAAGAGAAACAAGTAGAAGAAGCAGGTGGGGAGGAGGTGGCTTGGAGCAGAGAAACGCTTCCCAAAGTTCTGAAAATAGTTAGCACAAGACTGCCTCAGAGGGACCTCATCTCTCTCTTGCTAGTCAGCCCATGGCTCAACGCAACTCTCATCTCCTACCCTTCCCTTTGGCTG CTTCTGGAACTTCGAGAAATGAATAATGCTGGGAATCGCCTTGTGGATGCTCTTTCATTG GCGAGGTATCAGCATGTGAAGCAGATAAACCTTGAATTTTCACAAGACATTGAAGACAAGTATCTTGAACTCGTAAAGAGTAAG TGTCATGATTCTCTTCAAAACCTGGAGGTTTTGAATCTTAATGGCTGCCAGAAGATCTCTGATAAGGGAATTGAAGCTATAACCAGTTCTTGCCCCAATATGAAGGAGTTTTCAATCTATTGGAATGTGAG GGCAACAGATATAGGTATAATGCACCTGGTGAAAAACTGCAAGCATGTAGTTGATCTGAATTTAAGTGGCTGTAAG AATCTTTCAGACAAAAGCTTGCAATTAGTTGCTGAGAATTATCCAGAATTACAGTTGTTGAACCTGACCAG GTGTGTCAAGTTAACAGATTCTGGCTTGCAGCAGATATTGCACAGTTGTCCTTGTCTCCATAGTCTAAATTTGTATGCCCTGTCAAG CTTCACTGATGAAGCTTACAAGAAAATATCACTTCTTTCCCATCTTCAATTCTTGGATTTATGCGGTGCTCAG AATCTATCGGATGAAGGGGTGTCTTGTATAGCTAGATGCAAGAGCCTTTTGTCTCTCAATTTGACATG GTGTGTACGGGTCACTGATTTGGGGGTCATAGCCGTTGCGCAGGGTTGTACGTCGCTTGAATTTCTCAG CTTATTTGGGATAGTTGGGGTGACTGATAAATGCTTGGAGCCCCTTTCACTGACCTGCTCAAACACACTTACGACTCTTGATGTTAATGGATGTATTGGAATTAAG AAACGGAGCCGTGATGAATTGCTTCAAATGTTTCCAAAGTTGCGGTGCTTCAAAGTGCACAGCTAA
- the LOC103413578 gene encoding carbon catabolite repressor protein 4 homolog 1-like codes for MLSVLRVHLPSDIPIVGCELTPYVLLRRPDKDVTTDDVPESAPLDGHFLRYKWYRIQSDKKVAICSVHPSEQATLQCLGCVKAKIPVSKSYHCSPKCFSDAWQHHRVLHDRAASAVNENGNEEEEVFGRFNSSGSGVLNTSLSGSVSSTSLTNGSAPLYPAAVTQRSGGETWFEVGRSKTYTPTADDIGHVLKFECVVVDAESKVPVGHVNTILTSRVIPAPSPSPRRLVPVNGVDVMGHLDSDGRISSSGTFTVLSYNILSDVYATSESYSYCPSWALSWPYRRQNLLREIVGYRADIVCLQEVQSDHFEEFFAPELDKHGYQALYKRKTNEVYNGNTQTIDGCATFFRRDRFSHVKKYEVEFNKAAQSLTDAMIPSNQKKSALNRLVKDNVALIVVLEAKFSNQGADNPGKRQLLCVANTHVNVHQDLKDVKLWQVHTLLKGLEKIAASADIPMLVCGDFNSVPGSAPHTLLAMGKVDPLHPDLQVDPLNILRPLSKLIHQLPLVSAYSSFARLGVGLGMEQQRRRMDPTTNEPLFTNCTRDFIGTLDYIFYTADSLTVESLLELLDEESLRKDTALPSPEWSSDHIALLAEFRCKPRIRR; via the exons ATGCTGAGCGTGCTACGCGTGCACCTCCCTTCGGACATTCCCATTGTAGGCTGCGAGCTCACGCCATACGTGCTTCTGCGCCGGCCTGACAAGGATGTCACGACAGACGATGTGCCAGAGTCGGCCCCTCTTGATGGCCACTTCTTGAGGTACAAGTG GTATCGTATACAAAGTGATAAAAAAGTTGCTATCTGTAGTGTACATCCATCTGAGCAAGCCACATTGCAGTGTCTAGGTTGTGTTAAGGCCAAAATACCTGTTTCAAAAAGTTACCATTGTTCACCTAAGTGCTTCTCGGACGCGTGGCAGCATCACCGTGTTTTGCATGATCGTGCTGCTAGTGCTGTAAATGAAAATGGAAATGAGGAAGAAGAGGTGTTTGGACGCTTCAATAGCTCTGGATCTGGAGTTCTTAACACTAGCTTATCTGGTTCCGTGTCAAGCACGAGTTTGACAAATGGTTCAGCACCTTTATATCCTGCAGCTGTTACACAAAGGAGTGGTGGTGAAACATGGTTTGAAGTGGGCCGCTCTAAAACATATACACCAACAGCTGATGATATTGGGCATGTTCTAAAGTTTGAGTGTGTTGTGGTTGATGCTGAATCAAAAGTACCTGTGGGACATGTCAATACCATATTAACTTCCCGTGTCATTCCAGCACCTTCTCCAAGTCCACGCCGTCTGGTTCCTGTCAATGGAGTTGACGTGATGGGGCATTTAGATTCAGATGGCCGTATTTCTTCTTCTGGAACTTTTACTGTGCTTTCATACAACATTTTGTCTGATGTGTATGCCACCAGTGAATCATACAGTTACTGCCCTTCATGGGCACTTTCTTGGCCATACCGCAGACAAAATTTGCTGCGGGAAATTGTTGGTTATCGCGCAGATATTGTTTGTCTCCAGGAG GTTCAAAGTGATCATTTCGAGGAATTTTTTGCCCCCGAGCTGGACAAACATGGTTATCAAGCACTAtacaagagaaaaacaaatgAG GTTTACAATGGAAACACACAAACAATTGATGGTTGCGCAACATTTTTCCGTAGAGACAGATTTTCACATGTCAAAAAATATGAG GTTGAGTTTAATAAGGCTGCTCAGTCCTTGACTGATGCCATGATTCCAAGTAATCAGAAGAAAAGTGCTTTAAATCGATTAGTTAAG GATAATGTTGCTCTCATAGTGGTTCTGGAAGCAAAATTCAGCAATCAGGGAGCTGATAATCCTGGGAAACGGCAACTTCTTTGTGTG GCAAATACACATGTAAATGTCCACCAAGACCTGAAGGATGTCAAACTCTGGCAG GTTCATACTCTCTTAAAAGGACTAGAGAAAATAGCTGCCAGTGCAGATATCCCGATGCTGGTGTGTGGGGATTTTAATTCAGTTCCTGGAAG CGCTCCTCATACACTTCTGGCTATGGGAAAGGTAGATCCATTGCATCCGGATTTACAAGTAGATCCTCTTAATATATTGCGCCCTCTCAGCAAGCTGATACATCAGCTGCCACTG GTTAGTGCATATTCATCATTTGCAAGATTGGGGGTTGGTCTTGGGATGGAGCAGCAGAGAAGGAGGATGGATCCCACCACAAATGAGCCGTTATTTACAAATTGCACTAGAGATTTCATTGGTACCCTAGATTACATATTCTACACTG CTGACTCCTTAACAGTGGAGTCCTTGTTGGAGCTCTTGGATGAGGAAAGCTTAAGGAAAGACACGGCTCTTCCTTCTCCAGAGTGGTCATCAGATCACATTGCACTTTTAGCCGAGTTTCGCTGCAAGCCTAGAATTAGACGTTGA